The Pseudopipra pipra isolate bDixPip1 chromosome 6, bDixPip1.hap1, whole genome shotgun sequence genome includes a region encoding these proteins:
- the SEC23A gene encoding protein transport protein Sec23A, producing the protein MTTFLEFIQQNEDRDGVRFSWNVWPSSRLEATRMVVPVAALFTPLKERPDLPPIQYEPVLCSRTTCRAVLNPLCQVDYRAKLWACNFCYQRNQFPPTYAGISEMNQPAELLPQFSSIEYVVQRGPQMPLIFLYVVDTCMEDEDLQALKESMQMSLSLLPPTALVGLITFGRMVQVHELGCEGISKSYVFRGTKDLSAKQLQEMLGLTKVAVSQVGRGPQVQQPPPSNRFLQPVQKIDMNLTDLLGELQRDPWPVPQGKRPLRSSGVALSIAVGLLECTFPNTGARIMMFIGGPATQGPGMVVGDELKLPIRSWHDIEKDNAKYVKKGTKHFEALANRAATNGHVIDIYACALDQTGLLEMKCCPNYTGGYMVMGDSFNTSLFKQTFQRVFTKDMQGQFKMGFGGTLEIKTSREVKISGAIGPCVSLNSKGPCVSENEIGTGGTCQWKICGLNPTTTLALYFEVVNQHNAPIPQGGRGAIQFVTQYQHSSGQRRIRVTTVARNWADAQTQIQNIAASFDQEAAAILMARLAVYRAETEEGPDVLRWLDRQLIRLCQKFGEYHKDDPNSFRFSETFSLYPQFMFHLRRSPFLQVFNNSPDESSYYRHHFMRQDLTQSLIMVQPILYAYSFNGPPEPVLLDSSSILPDRILLMDTFFQILIYHGETIAQWRKSGYQDMPEYENFHHLLQAPIDDAQEILHSRFPMPRYIDTEHGGSQARFLLSKVNPSQTHNNMYAWGQESGAPILTDDVSLQVFMDHLKKLAVSSAA; encoded by the exons ATGACAACCTTCCTGGAATTTATCCAGCAGAATGAGGACAGAGATGGAGTTAGATTCAGCTGGAATGTTTGGCCTTCAAGTCGTCTTGAAGCTACGAGAATGGTAGTCCCAGTGGCTGCTCTCTTCACGCCACTGAAGGAACGGCCAGACTTGCCTCCTATTCAGTATGAGCCAGTTTTGTGCAGTAGGACCACGTGTCGAGCTGTTCTGAATCCCTTATG CCAAGTGGATTATCGAGCAAAACTTTGGGCTTGCAACTTCTGTTACCAGAGAAATCAg TTTCCTCCTACCTATGCTGGCATATCTGAAATGAATCAGCCAGCTGAACTTTTGCCTCAATTCTCCAGCATTGAATATGTAGTACAG CGTGGTCCTCAGATGCCGTTGATATTTCTTTATGTTGTGGACACATGCATGGAAGATGAAGACTTGCAAGCTCTGAAGGAATCCATGCAGATGTCCCTTAGTCTCCTGCCACCAACTGCATTAGTAGGTCTCATTACCTTTGGCCGAATGGTGCAAGTTCATGAACTTGGCTGTGAAGGAATTTCCAAAAGTTATGTCTTCAGAGGAACAAAGGACCTATCTGCAAAACAGCTTCAG GAAATGCTAGGGCTTACAAAAGTAGCTGTTTCACAAGTCGGTCGGGGTCCTCAAGTGCAGCAGCCACCACCTTCTAACAG ATTTTTGCAACCAGTCCAGAAGATTGATATGAATCTAACTGATCTTTTGGGTGAACTGCAACGGGATCCTTGGCCTGTTCCACAAGGAAAACGGCCCTTACGTTCTTCTGGAGTGGCTCTTTCTATAGCTGTAGGACTCCTTGAG TGCACTTTTCCTAATACTGGTGCACGTATAATGATGTTCATTGGAGGCCCAGCTACGCAGGGACCTGGCATGGTTGTAGGGGATGAATTGAAGTTACCCATAAGATCATGGCATGATATTGAAAAAGACAATGCAAAATATGTGAAAAAGGGTACTAAG CATTTTGAAGCCCTGGCTAATCGGGCTGCAACAAATGGTCATGTTATTGACATATATGCATGTGCATTGGATCAGACTGGTCTTCTGGAGATGAAGTGTTGTCCCAACTACACTGG AGGCTACATGGTAATGGGAGACTCTTTCAATACATCTTTATTCAAACAGACCTTTCAGAGAGTATTCACTAAAGATATGCAGGGACAATTTAAAATGGGATTTGGCGGCACATTAGAAATAAAG ACTTCAAGAGAAGTAAAGATTTCTGGAGCAATTGGACCCTGTGTCTCTCTCAACTCTAAAGGACCTTGTGTCTCAGAAAAT GAGATTGGAACAGGAGGCACTTGTCAGTGGAAGATTTGTGGTCTTAATCCTACTACAACGCTTGCACTGTACTTTGAGGTGGTAAACCAG CACAATGCTCCCATTCCTCAAGGAGGACGTGGTGCAATCCAGTTTGTGACTCAGTACCAACATTCCAGTGGACAGAGACGTATCAGAGTGACCACAGTTGCCAGAAA ctgGGCAGATGCACAAACCCAGATTCAAAACATCGCTGCATCTTTTGACCAGGAAGCTGCTGCAATTCTCATGGCTAGATTGGCAGTGTACAGGGCAGAGACAGAGGAGGGGCCTGATGTGCTTAGGTGGCTGGACAGACAACTTATCCGCCTG TGTCAGAAATTTGGAGAATATCACAAGGATGATCCAAACTCTTTCAGATTTTCGGAAACCTTTTCACTTTACCCACAG TTTATGTTTCACTTGAGAAGATCTCCTTTCTTACAAGTTTTTAACAACAGTCCAGATGAGAGCTCATACTATCGTCATCACTTTATGCGTCAAGATCTAACCCAGTCGCTTATCATGGTTCAGCCAATTCTTTATGCCTACTCTTTCAATGGACCTCCAGAG CCTGTTCTTCTGGATAGCAGCAGCATTTTACCAGATCGCATTCTCCTTATGGACACCTTTTTCCAGATCCTTATTTATCATGGGGAG ACCATAGCTCAGTGGCGTAAATCAGGGTACCAAGATATGCCGGAATATGAAAATTTTCACCACTTGCTACAAGCTCCAATAGATGATGCCCAAGAAATTCTTCATTCCAGATTTCCAATGCCCAGATACATTGATACAGAACATGGAGGAAGCCAG gctCGCTTCCTGCTTTCAAAAGTAAATCCCTCTCAGACTCATAACAATATGTATGCATGGGGACAG GAGTCTGGAGCACCCATTCTTACTGATGATGTCAGCTTGCAAGTATTTATGGATCATCTGAAGAAACTTGCTGTCTCTAGTGCTGCCTGA